From one Solanum lycopersicum chromosome 12, SLM_r2.1 genomic stretch:
- the MAPK16 gene encoding mitogen-activated protein kinase 16 — MGGSSTFVDGVLRWFHHRRHTNEDAILTQTHNSTDTHLQEKQHEFTITEDFDFTGLKLIKVPKRFHLPISSSSSSMDPTKKNALETEFFTEYGEASRYQVQEVIGKGSYGVVGSAVDTHTGERVAIKKINDVFDHVSDATRILREIKLLRLLRHPDIVEIKHIMLPPSRREFKDIYVVFELMESDLHQVIKANNDLTHEHYQFFLYQLLRGLKYIHTANIFHRDLKPKNILANADCKLKICDFGLARVSFNDVPSAIFWTDYVATRWYRAPELCGSFFSKYTPAIDIWSIGCIFAELLSGKPLFPGKNVVHQLDLITDLLGTPPPETVAKIRNEKARRYLSSMRKKQPVGFAKKFPNADPLALRLLERLLAFDPKDRPSAEEGLEDPYFHGLSNADREPCRPPISKLEFEFEKRKLAKDDVRELIYREILEYHPQMLQEYLSGADQTSGFMYPSGVDRFKRQFAHLEEHAGKGEHSAPILRQHASLPRERVPAPKDDTSSQNNDCEKRTVSTTLQSPPTQSEGSENYSARSLLKSASISGSKCVEVKRKNAEEEPIEEQNEEVDGLSQEVASLHV, encoded by the exons AGATGCAATCTTGACTCAAACCCACAATTCTACAGATACCCATTTACAAGAAAAACAACACGAATTTACTATTACTGAAGACTTTGACTTCACCGGTTTAAAGCTCATCAAAGTACCCAAGCGTTTTCATTTGcctatttcttcttcttcttcttccatggaTCCTACCAAAAAG AATGCGTTAGAGACGGAATTCTTTACTGAATATGGAGAGGCAAGTAGATACCAAGTTCAGGAAGTAATTGGCAAAGGAAGCTATGGAGTTGTGGGTTCTGCTGTTGATACACATACTGGTGAAAGAGTTGCAATCAAGAAAATTAATGATGTCTTTGACCATGTTTCTGATGCGACAAGAATCTTGAGAGAAATTAAGCTTCTTCGGCTACTTAGGCATCCAGATATCGTAGAAATAAAGCACATTATGTTGCCTCCTTCTCGAAGAGAGTTTAaagatatttatgttgtttttgaATTGATGGAATCTGATCTCCATCAAGTAATTAAGGCCAATAATGATCTTACACATGAGCATTATCAATTTTTCCTCTACCAGCTTCTGCGTGGACTAAAATATATTCATACAG CAAATATCTTCCACAGGGATTTAAAGCCGAAAAATATCCTTGCTAATGCTGACTGTAAGTTGAAGATATGTGATTTTGGGCTTGCTCGTGTATCATTCAATGATGTGCCATCAGCTATTTTCTGGACC GATTATGTTGCAACTCGATGGTATCGTGCTCCTGAGCTATGTGGATCCTTCTTTTCTAAG TATACTCCTGCTATTGATATATGGAGCATCGGATGCATATTTGCAGAGTTGCTTTCTGGAAAACCATTATTTCCTGGAAAGAATGTGGTGCATCAATTGGACCTAATCACAGATTTGCTTGGGACACCTCCTCCAGAAACAGTTGCAAAG ATAAGAAATGAAAAAGCTAGAAGATACCTCAGTAGCATGCGGAAGAAACAACCGGTTGGGTTTGCAAAAAAGTTTCCAAATGCAGATCCTTTGGCATTACGCCTACTTGAACGACTGCTTGCATTTGACCCTAAAGATCGGCCATCTGCAGAAGAG GGATTAGAGGATCCTTATTTCCATGGTTTATCAAATGCTGATCGTGAACCATGTAGACCACCAATATCGAAGCTTGAGTTTGAATTTGAGAAGAGGAAACTGGCAAAAGATGATGTTAGAGAACTCATATATCGCGAG ATTTTAGAATATCATCCGCAGATGCTTCAGGAGTATCTTTCTGGTGCAGATCAGACTAGTGGCTTTATGTACCCAAG TGGTGTTGATCGATTCAAGCGACAATTTGCACATCTTGAGGAGCATGCTGGTAAAGGTGAACATAGTGCTCCGATTCTGAGGCAGCATGCTTCCTTGCCTAG AGAGCGAGTACCTGCACCAAAAGATGACACCTCTTCCCAAAATAATGATTGTGAAAAGAGAACTGTTTCAACAACTCTACAGAGTCCACCAACGCAATCTGAGGGATCAGAGAACTACAGTGCTCGTAGCTTGCTGAAGAGTGCTAGCATCAGTGGTTCCAAGTGTGtggaagtaaaaagaaaaaacgcAGAG GAAGAGCCAATCgaagaacaaaatgaagaagttGATGGTTTGTCTCAAGAAGTTGCTTCTCTTCATGTTTAA